One genomic region from Pararge aegeria chromosome 14, ilParAegt1.1, whole genome shotgun sequence encodes:
- the LOC120629169 gene encoding uncharacterized protein LOC120629169 has protein sequence MEMEELPKKRKYIPESQLETQCDTDYEFVEQAYLEQNSQTYDDWEPGQENEDEINSAAEGTKKPTKDCATYTEISTKDISTFTENIMVEDKEQFTSTTVVDIHACKYFGKFVSNELLRFSINERYIIMQKIIETLKK, from the exons ATGGAAATGGAAG aattaccaaaaaaaagaaaatatatcccAGAATCACAACTGGAAACGCAATGTGACACTGACTACGAGTTTGTCGAACAGGCTTATTTAGAACAAAATTCCCAGACTTATGATGACTGGGAACCTGGTCAAGAAAATGAAGATGAAATAAATTCTGCGGCGGAAGGTACAAAAAAACCTACGAAAGATTGTGCAACGTACACAGAAATATCCACCAAAGATATTTCAACGTTTACTGAAAATATAATGGTAGAAGATAAAGAACAATTTACGAGTACAACCGTCGTGGATATTCACGCCTGTAAATATTTTGGGAAATTCGTATCTAACGAGTTACTACGTTTTAGTATTAATGAGAGAtatattataatgcaaaaaattatagaaacgctaaaaaaataa
- the LOC120629167 gene encoding piggyBac transposable element-derived protein 4-like, translated as MATPPSPEPGPSNWDLISMELSGMMSPSHINLSDMPCIDAIISDAELYGILAQDVDNFLEDLVNENTEDEEAVCAEDQLEQDVENTTEEAPTTDWFNGNPSNMAEIPFTGTPGLLPPHNMSGKTPIDFFFLFFNSRIIDLILNCTNKCGNELKIAARTAQARFTKWKEISLEEFTVFIGIILFMGTVKVNRMAEYWSRHYLMRLSPHSFMARDRFYLILRALNVQDEMRPESIFKVKSLIDMFNETMSTTYYPSNNVAIDESLILWKGRLSFRQYLKGKVHRYGIKLYMLADMNGLVIKIHLYAGSGDQLVGGKNHVKKVVMLLIEKYLNKGHSLYIDNYYSSVGLAEELLDKNTYVTGTLRAKRAGNPTLINIKLNTGESCIVHNSKKIVVTKWQDKREVLLLSSQHKSIYKGTNSRRIRTIKYKPDVLIQYNKYMRAIDRHDQLLSYYSCKHKTLRWYKKVIIHLIQICLVNSFLLYREISKSNIELYDFRKSVLENLLKPPTVPQRSLVERKIHLPSTFTKSGGRTMRKRCRVCYSKTKKRNLVMYGCSDCPEFPGLCLTPCFREYHKY; from the coding sequence ATGGCTACTCCTCCATCCCCTGAACCTGGCCCGTCAAATTGGGATCTCATATCTATGGAGTTATCCGGAATGATGTCTCCCAGCCATATAAACTTATCAGACATGCCATGCATTGATGCTATTATAAGTGATGCAGAATTGTATGGGATTTTGGCACAGGATGTGGATAACTTTCTGGAAGATTTGGTAAATGAAAACACAGAAGATGAAGAAGCCGTTTGTGCTGAAGATCAGTTAGAACAGGACGTTGAAAATACAACTGAGGAAGCCCCTACTACCGATTGGTTCAATGGAAACCCCTCGAATATGGCCGAGATTCCTTTTACGGGCACACCTGGTTTATTACCGCCTCATAACATGAGTGGAAAAACACCgatagattttttctttttatttttcaatagtcgtatcattgatttaattttaaactgtacAAACAAGTGCGGCAATGAATTGAAGATTGCAGCACGCACCGCACAAGCTCGTTTTACAAAATGGAAGGAGATAAGTCTTGAGGAGTTCACGGTATTTAttggcataattttatttatgggtACCGTGAAAGTTAATAGAATGGCCGAATATTGGTCTCGACATTATTTAATGCGCCTAAGCCCACATTCATTTATGGCTAGGGacaggttttatttaatattaagagcATTAAATGTCCAAGATGAAATGAGGCcggaaagtatttttaaagtaaagtcGTTAATAGATATGTTCAACGAAACAATGTCCACAACTTATTACCCATCCAATAATGTTGCAATAGATGAATCCTTGATTTTGTGGAAAGGACGTCTTTCTTTCCGCCAGTATTTAAAAGGGAAAGTCCATCGTTatggaattaaattatatatgttagcTGACATGAATGGCctagtaataaaaattcatttatatgctGGTTCTGGGGATCAATTGGTAGGTGGAAAAAATCATGTAAAAAAAGTAGTAATGttgttaatagaaaaatatttaaataaaggccATTCActttatattgataattattatagcaGCGTTGGTTTAGCAGAGGAGCTTTTAGATAAAAACACGTACGTAACAGGTACACTACGAGCAAAGCGCGCTGGTAATCccactttaattaatataaaattaaacaccgGTGAATCTTGTATTGTTCACAAttccaaaaaaattgttgttaccAAATGGCAGGATAAACGCGAAGTGCTGCTTTTGAGCTCGCAGCATAAAAGCATTTACAAAGGGACTAATAGTCGCCGAATACGCACTATAAAGTATAAGCCTGATGTACTAATTCAGTACAATAAATACATGAGAGCAATTGATAGGCACGACCagcttttaagttattattccTGCAAACACAAAACCTTACGTtggtataaaaaagttataatccaTTTAATCCAAATATGTTTGGTGAATAGCTTTCTTTTATATCGAGAAATAAGCAAATCGAATATAGAATTATATGATTTTAGAAAAAGtgtattagaaaatttattaaagccACCAACCGTGCCACAACGATCCCTTGttgaaagaaaaatacatttaccTAGTACTTTTACTAAGAGTGGTGGAAGGACAATGAGAAAGCGATGCAGAGTATGCTatagcaaaactaaaaaaagaaacttggtTATGTATGGTTGTTCTGATTGCCCAGAATTCCCAGGGTTATGTCTCACCCCATGCTTCCgagaatatcataaatattaa